DNA from Doryrhamphus excisus isolate RoL2022-K1 chromosome 19, RoL_Dexc_1.0, whole genome shotgun sequence:
ttggcattttatgccgtttttgggtgcttctggggcccctgttgagtgtgtgtgaggtttcccttgttttgttcaccagaaaagtgcattagaaacacgttgaaaaaatgaaaaaaaacgacatactaaccccttacgttttttgtcaaaaatcaccaaattcaaaaactggcattttatgcgttttttgggtgcttctggggcccctgttgagtgtgtgtgaggtttccttctttttttcacCGGAAAAtccattagaagcaagttgaaaaaaatttaaaaaacgacatactaaccccttacgttttttgtcaaaaatcagcaaCGTCAAACctgacattttatgccgtttttgggtgcttctggggcccctgttgagtgtgtgaggtttcccttgtttttttcaccggaaaatgcattagaagcaagttaaaaaaaaatgaaaaaaaatgaaaaaaacgacatactaaccccttacgttttttgtcaaaaatcagcaaCGTCAAACctgacattttatgccgtttttgggtgcttctggggcccctgttgagtgtgtgtgaggtttcccttgtttttttccaccggaaaatgcattagaagcaagttgaaaaaaaatgaaaaaaacgacatactaaccccttacgttttttgtcaaaaatcaccaatctcaaacattggcattttatgccgtttttgggttcttctggggcccctgttgagtgtgtgtgaggtttccctcgttttttttcaccataaaagtgcattagaagcacgttgaaaaaaatgaaaaaaacgacatactaaccccttacgttttttgtcaaaaaccacCAAATTCTAGCACccgcattttatgccgtttttgggtgcttctggggcccctgttgagtgtgtgtgaggtttctcttgttttttaaccataaaagtacattagaagcacgttgaaaaaatgaaaaaaaacgacatactaaccccttacgttttttgtcaaaaatcacgaccctcaaacattggcattttatgccgtttttgggtgcttctggggcccctgttgagtgtgtgtgaggtttcccttgttttgttcaccagaaaagtgcattagaaacacgttgaaaaaatgaaaaaaaacgacatactaaccccttacgttttttgtcaaaaatcaccaaattcaaaaactggcattttatgcgttttttgggtgcttctggggcccctgttgagtgtgtgtgaggtttccttctttttttcacCGGAAAAtccattagaagcaagttgaaaaaaatttaaaaaacgacatactaaccccttacgttttttgtcaaaaatcagcaaCGTCAAACctgacattttatgccgtttttgggtgcttctggggcccctgttgagtgtgtgaggtttcccttgtttttttcaccggaaaatgcattagaagcaagttaaaaaaaaatgaaaaaaaatgaaaaaaacgacatactaaccccttacgttttttgtcaaaaatcagcaaCGTCAAACctgacattttatgccgtttttgggtgcttctggggcccctgttgagtgtgtgtgaggtttcccttgtttttttccaccggaaaatgcattagaagcaagttgaaaaaaaatgaaaaaaacgacatactaaccccttacgttttttgtcaaaaatcaccaatctcaaacattggcattttatgccgtttttgggttcttctggggcccctgttgagtgtgtgtgaggtttccctcgttttttttcaccataaaagtgcattagaagcacgttgaaaaaaatgaaaaaaacgacatactaaccccttacgttttttgtcaaaaaccacCAAATTCTAGCACccgcattttatgccgtttttgggtgcttctggggcccctgttgagtgtgtgtgaggtttctcttgttttttaaccataaaagtacattagaagcacgttgaaaaaatgaaaaaaaacgacatactaaccccttacgttttttgtcaaaaatcacgaccctcaaacattggcattttatgccgtttttgggtgcttctggggcccctgttgagtgtgtgtgaggttttccttgttttgttcaccagaaaatgcattagaagcaagttaaaaaaaaaaacaaaaaaatcatcgccctcaaacattgacattttatgccgtttttgggttcttctggggcccctgttgggtgtgtgtgaggtttccttctttttttccacCGGAAAATCCagtagaagcaagttgaaaaaaaaaaaaaaatgaaaaaaacgacatactaaccccttacgttttttgtcaaaaatcaccaacgtaaaacattggcattttatgccgtttttgggtgcttctggggcccctgttgagtgtgtgtgaggtttctttagtttttttccaccggaaaagtgtattagaagcaagttgaaaaaaaaatatgatgaaaaatttttaaCAGGAAAAGCCTCAAAGCGAGTGAGGgtgtttttcttcaaattaGCTTCCATGAGAATGTTatattttccataaaaaacCAGACCATAGATCAGGATAAAAGCATCATTTTCCAAGCCTCCACCGGGGGGCGCCAGATGCCTTTTTGTGTCATTGTCGAGGTACAGCATTGTGTAACGAAAGCCTGTGTTCGATGCCCGTTCAGGTCGTGGAACACCTTGTACTGCGTCCTGAGGCCCGGCCAGCTGTCCGCCTACAAGGACGCCAAGAGCTCGGGCCAGGGCGTGACGTTCCACGGCGAGGAGCCGCTGCCGCTGGCCAACGCCAGCTGGGAGCTCCTGGCTAActacaagaagaagaagcacgTGGCCAAGCTGTGGTGAGACGCACGTTTGAAGTCGCCGCCATTCCACGCACGTTTCACGTTTTTCGCTTTCGCTCCCGACAGCCTCGCCGACGGCAGCGAATATCTGTTCCAGTGTAAAGACGAGGTACCGCACACGCCCGACTGTTGTTCTTCTCACAAAGACCATGTCATCAGTTTTTGGTCCCCTCAGGAGGAACTCCAGCGTTGGAACCAGGCCATGGGGAGGGCCCTCCAGACCCTGGCCCAGGAAGACGCCCCGGCAAGCGGCTCCTCCAAAGCCCTCAGTCTGCCCCCCACGGCCTCCTCCCCCGCCAAGAAGGACAAGAAGTTCAGTCGCTTTGCCAAGAAGAAATAAAGCACCTTGGGGAGGGGTGGCCGCCACCGCCATACCCTGGGGAGGggtggccgccgccgccgtacCTTGGGGGAGGggtggccgccgccgccgtacCTTGGGGAGGggtggccgccgccgccgtacCTTGGGGGAGGggtggccgccgccgccgtacCTTGGGGTAGGGGTGGCCGCCGCACCTTGGGGTAGGggtggccgccgccgccgtacCTTGGGGTAGGggtggccgccgccgccgtacCTCGGGGTAGGGGTGGCTGCCGCCGTACCTTGGGGTAGGGGTGGCCGCCACCGCCACGCCATATTTGTGTCCaatcaatattttttgtgtacacGCCTCCATCTTACCTGTTAGGGCTTATTCTATTATTATGCTAGACGTCACATGACTTCCTTTTCAAACTCCTCCCCTTTGCCATTTCTCTGTAAAGCCATTTGCTTTGgtttagtgtttttgttttttctacttTACCACGTGTATAAACGCCAACATGGCCACCTTTTTTCATCCAGCTTGTTAACTGTAATACTGCAGTACACAGAGTACTTGGAACACCTACTCACCAGGCGGATTTGAAATAGAAGTCTTTTGAAACTCGATTCCAGATCAGTAGTAGCAATTTGAAACTAGATTCCGAATCAGTAGTAGTAATTTGAAACTAGATTCCGGAtcagaagtaccaatatgaaaCTAGATTCTGGATCAGTAATAATTTGAACCTCGATTCCGAATCAGTAGTAGTAAACTACTAGAAACTAGAAACTAGATTCCGGATCAGTAGTAGTAATTTGAAACTAGATTCCGGATCAGTAGTGTAATTTGAAACTCTATTCCAAATCAGTAGTGTAATTTGAAACTAGATTCCGGATCAGTAGTAGTAATTTGAAACTAGATTCCGGATCAGTAGTGTAATTTGAAACTAGATTCCGAATCACTAGTGTAATTTGAAACTCTATTCCGAATCAGTAGTGTAATTTGAAACTCTATTCCGAAACTAGATTCCGGATCAGTAGTAGTAATTTGAAACTAGATTCCGGATCAGTAGTAGTAATTTGAAACTAGATTCCGAATCACTAGTGTAATTTGAAACTCGATTCCGAATCAGTAGTGTAATTTGAAACTAGATTCCGGATCAGTAGTAGCAATTTGAAACTAGAGTCCAGATCAGTAGTAGCAAAACTAGATTCCGGCTCAGTAGTAGTAGCAATTTGAAACTAGATTCCGGAtcagaagtaccaatatgaaaCTAGATTCCGGatcagtagtagtaataatatgaAACTCGATTCCGAATCAGAAGTAGTAATAATTTAAAACTCGATTCCGAATCAGTAGTAGCAATTTGAAACTCTATTCCGGATCAGTAGTGTAATTTGAAACTAGATTCCGGATCGGTCGTAATGATTTGAAACTAGATTCCAAAACAGTAGTAGCAAAACTAGATTCCGGATCAGTAGTAATAATTTGGTAGCAAAACTAGATTCCGGAtcagaagtaccaatatgaaaCTAGATTCCGGatcagtagtagtaataatttgAAACTAGAGTCCGGatcagtagtagtaataatttgAAACTAGATTCTGGatcagtagtagtaataatttgGCTGGTATTTCTTGAGGAATAAATAAAGTACTAtgataaacataataaacatgatttcatatgaggaaaaacatCAAAGTCAAACTTTTTACGATAATCCAAACCTGGAATCATACAGACTTCATTTGTAATCTTCACAATATTaagaaattatttaaaaaattattacaaaaaaatatttttaaagagaTAGTTCACAATTTGAGTTATTTTCCAAGAGTATTTTTCCTGCCTTGGACATACgcagtatttagtatttaccAGTTGCATGAAGCTAATGAAGATATGATTAGGATTTCTGGTGCTAACGTTAGCTATTAGCTCCCAAGGTGTGTATAAAGACGATATTGCTGAAGTGTACaagtacttttaaaaaatgaaagctTTGATTTGCGGCGCCTGCCTTCCTTCCAACTTGGTACTAATATTTGCCTTTTGTACTCTGtgtgaaaacaggaagtggctacTAATGGAATGTTGATGGATTAAAAGGAGGAGCGATGATCAACCTGTCATAACTTTATTGGCTACAAACCTTTCAACAAAACacaaagaatttaaaaaaaaaaacaaaaaaaacttgcgTAGCTGATTTCATGTGAACTTATATACACGAGAATGCTAACtgctaattatgctaattataTTTACAATCCATGTTTCCTGCATTGGGGTacgccgaggggggggggggttaattaaatatttagaaaaggGAAGTTTCTTCACAGCTCTGCTTGAGAATTAAATATTATACACATGAATAATTACACACTGGTCAATGGGAGGGGGGTACTAGTACTGCGTGTACTACAAGGAAGGGGGGGTACTAGTACTGCATGTGCTACAAGTAGACAATTTTTTGGTATGGAGGAGCAGCAAACGGCAGTGTGACACTTTGACCTTTCGACGTACAGACGCTGAACGGCGCCCCAATTTGGAGACCCTTTGGTCATGTGACTCAGTGAGAAGGCGTGTCGTTACCTTTTTGACTTGTCCTGCGTGttcttgcgtgtgtgtgtgtgtgcgtgttagcGGCTCGCTAGTTGATGAGCTTGGTGGCTCGGGTGTTGGCCTCGTCGATACGCAGTTTGTTCATGTCCGcctggaaacaaaacaaaacaaaacggcGGCCATCTTGACATCTTTTCTCCCATATGATGCAATATTTACAGtcaaaacaacaaggaactgctAACTGTATATGATATTtacgtcttattttctgtcactATATTGGCGATACtctgtgtaaatgtgactatagggatgctatttcatgtctggagggctctatcGATGTTAAAAACCACACAGTGTATTTAGGAGATGGATTTCAAAGTCAGAACTACAAAtttatattacatgtattaacATTCAATCCTACCCAAAACGTGTATTTTGTACAAAAGTACAATTTAATAGtacaaaacatgtatatttttagacactattttaaaatataatttaatagtacaaaacatgtatatttttagaCACTATTTTAAAGTATATAATTTAATAGTACAAAACTTGTATATGTTGAGAGACTATTTTAAAGTATAATTTAATAGtacaaaacatgtatatttttagaCACTGGATATACAATTTAATAGtacaaaacatgtatattttgagacactattttaaaaagtatataatttaataagtacaaaacatgtatattttgaGACGTATATAATTTAATAGTACAAAGCATGTATATGTTGAGAGACTATTTTAAAGTATATAATTTAATAGtacaaaacatgtatatttttagaCACTGGATATACAATTGAATAGtacaaaacatgtatattttgagacactattttaaaaagtatataatttaatagtacaaaacatgtatattttgaGACGTATATAATTTAATAGTACAAAGCATGTATATGTTGAGAGACTATTTTAAAGTATATAATTTAATAGtacaaaacatgtatattttgtagtacaaaacatgtatattttgaGACACTATTTTAAAGTATAATTTAACAGTACAAAAcgtgtatatttttacacactattttaaagtatataatttaatagtacaaaacatgtatattttttagacactattttaaaaagtataatagtgtattattttaaagtatataatttaatagtacaaaacatgtatatttttagacactattttaaagtataatttaatagtaaaaagtataatagtgtattattttaaagtatataatttaatagtacaaaacatgtatatttttagacactattttaaagtataatttaataaaagtataatttaatagtacaaaacatgtatatttttagaCACTATTTTAAAGTATATAATTTAATAGTACAAAACATGTATATTCTGAGAGAttaagaaaaatgtataatttaataataatttaaatattacagacataaattttttgacatttttaaaatatgtcatttaatagtgatattattattataaatgtataaataaatgtatagtctgaggaaaaaaatgttttttttttttttttttagataatactatccctaaaaaaaaagtagtattttGGGGGGGATATTACAAAGAAAGTctgttatctttttttttttttttttttttttacaaaataagggttatatgaaaaaaaaagtttcaggtAATATGATGGaaggtaatatatatattttgggaaaaaaaaacgtggtaATACGAGAGGAAGAAGTTAAGATAAGAAGTATAAGAAGTAACCTTGTCGGTGATGCGGTCGAtctgtttgttttgcttgtcgATCTCGGTGCCCATGTCCACCGCCATGGTCTTCAGGTTTCCGATGATGCCGCTGACGGCGTTCAGGTTGTCCTCCATCTCGTCCTCGCGGGCGTCGTCGGTTATCCTGCGGCGGCCATGTTGTAGTTTTGAGTGCGTTCATACgtgtgacatttaaaaaaaaacaacaaaagaaacgCACCTCTTGATGTACGGGCCGGACGACGACGACGGCGGCGGGGCGTTGACCTGACCCGCCTGGCCGTTCCGCACCGCCGATGGCTGCCTCGACACCACCTTGGAACCAGAGTCGGCGTTGCTTTCCGCGTCGCCTCCTCCGATGCCCCACGTGCGCTTGTATCGGGAGTCGTTCTCGATAGACGTCACCCTGGGGAGACAGTAGACCATCAGAAGCAgccaagtgggggggggggggggggggggtcaagaaCCATGACAGCATAAAAAAGTCCAAGTACGCGTTCCTACCTCATCTTGTGGTAATCATCAAAGTAGCCGCTCCTTGGATGGGACAGCATTGTGGGAACATTCATTGTCGTTATTGAACCACACAACACGACCATGTTGGGTCTTCATTGTTAAAGCGCCACCATTAAAAGCATGCTCACGGGCAAGAACACTATTGATTTTAAATGATGTCAGGTCCATCAGGGTACCCTTTGGACCGCAGTCTAATGTGGCCCTCAAAGATGATTGCCACTTGACTCCCAAGAAAAGACCGCCATTTAGCTCCAGTATGTAGCTCCAGTACAGTACCTTCCAGTACAGTAGCTACATATAGTAGCTACATATAGTAGCTTCCAGTACAGTAGCTACATATAGTAGCTACATATAGTAGCTTCCAGTACAGTAGCTACATATAGTAGCTACATATAGTAGCTTCCAGTACAGTAGCTACATATAGTAGTTTCCAGTACAGCTTCCAGTACAGTAGCTACATATAGTAGTTTCCAGTACAGTAACTTCCAGTACAGTAACTACATATAGTAGTTTCCAGTACAGTACCTTCTAGTACAGTAGCTACAAATAGTAGCTTCCAGTACAGTACCTTCCAGTACAGTAGCTACATAGAGTAGTTTCCAGTACAGTACCTGCCAGTACAGTAGCTACATATAGTACCTTCCAGTACAGGAGCTCCAGTACAGTACCTTCCAGTACAGTAGCTACATAGAGTAGTTTCCAGTACAGTACCTGCCAGTACAGTAGCTACATATAGTACCTTCCAGTACAGGAGCTCCAGTACAGTAGCTTCCAGTACACTAGCTACATATAGTAGCTTCCAGTACAGTAGCTCCATATAGTAGCTTCCAGTACACTAGCTACATATAGTAGCTTCCAGTACAGTAGCTCCAGTACAGTACCTTCCAGTACAGTAGCTACATATAGTACCTTCATATAGTACCTTCCAGTACAGTTGCTACATATAGTACCTTCATATAGTACCTTCCAGTACAGTCGCTACATATAGTAGCTTCCAGTACAGTAGCTTCCAGTACAGTAGCTACATATAGTAGCTTCCAGTACAGTAGCTACATATAGTAGCTTCCAGTACAGTAGCTACATATAGTAGCTTCCAGTACAGTAGCTACATATAGTAGCTTCCAGTACAGTAGCTACATAAAGTAGCTTCAAGTACACTAGCTCCACTACAGTAGCTTCCAGTACAGTAGCTACATATAGTAGCTTCCAGTATGTAGCTCCAGTACAGTAGCTACATATAGTAGCATCCAGTACAGTAGCTCCAGTACAGTAGCTCCATATAGTAGCATCCAGTACAGTAGCTTCCAGTACAGTAGCTACATATAGTAGCATCCAGTACAGTAGCTTCCAGTACAGTAGCTACATATAGTAGCATCCAGTACAGTAGCTTCCAGTACAGTAGCTCCATATAGTAGCTTCCAGTACAGTAGCTACATATAGTAGCATCCAGTACAGTAGCTTCCAGTACAGTAGCTCCATATAGTAGCTTCCAGTACAGTGGCTCCATATAGTAGCTTCCAGT
Protein-coding regions in this window:
- the LOC131106704 gene encoding synaptosomal-associated protein 23-like isoform X1, with amino-acid sequence MSTFPTMPQNIELGATGGTSKQDSSNMDNMTVEQMAARANQVTDESLESTRRMLQMAEESKDTGVKTMVMLDQQGEQLKRVEDGMDQINQDMRLAEKNLSDLSKCCGLCICPCNRVTSIENDSRYKRTWGIGGGDAESNADSGSKVVSRQPSAVRNGQAGQVNAPPPSSSSGPYIKRITDDAREDEMEDNLNAVSGIIGNLKTMAVDMGTEIDKQNKQIDRITDKADMNKLRIDEANTRATKLIN
- the LOC131106704 gene encoding synaptosomal-associated protein 23-like isoform X2; the protein is MDNMTVEQMAARANQVTDESLESTRRMLQMAEESKDTGVKTMVMLDQQGEQLKRVEDGMDQINQDMRLAEKNLSDLSKCCGLCICPCNRVTSIENDSRYKRTWGIGGGDAESNADSGSKVVSRQPSAVRNGQAGQVNAPPPSSSSGPYIKRITDDAREDEMEDNLNAVSGIIGNLKTMAVDMGTEIDKQNKQIDRITDKADMNKLRIDEANTRATKLIN